The window TTGAAGGGGCCAACATTGTCTTCTGCGATGCATTTGAAGGCTCAATGGACCTAATGAAGAACTCTGATCGTTATGGTGAGAATGTTAATCGCTCTGTTTCATATCGTGCTAGGAGAACTTACGGCTAATTCTAGATTTTGGTTTCATTTCCAGGGTTTAATGTCACGAGTGATGCATGCTGCGGCCTAGGCCATTATCAGGGTTGGATACTGTCCATATCTTCTGACATGGCTTGCTTGAACGCCTCTAGTCATATATGGTGGGATCAGTTTCATCCAACGGGAGCTGTCAACGAGATCCTTGCTGATATTATCGGGTCTGGCCTCCATGTCAACATGTGCTACCCCATGAATTTGCAGGAGATGGTATCACACTAATTCAAACTTAGTTTATCtgctattttaattgatgaaatCTGGATATTGTGTAAATTGCTCACCTTACCAACAATGGCCTTCCCTCCATACAGAAGCTGAGATGCCGTTCTAACTATGAGACCCTTTGCTACATCCCTGAGATTGAAGAGTTTTGAATGAAACTGGTTGAGCGCCTCAGAGGCGAAGACGTACCTTAGATTGCTCTTCACTTGAGGTAATTAAAGTATCCTACTAGTATTACTTTTTACCTTGGTAGGTTAAAGAAGATTAATTGTTGACCtagtttgattttgtttggATCAGGTACGAGAAATACATGCTTGCGTTCACCAGGTGCAACCACAATCTTAGCTCCTCTGGAAGCAGAGGAGCTTCGCGAGATGAGGTACAACATGAAACATTGGAAGGAGAAGGAGATCGACAGCAAAGAGAGACGGTTGCAGGGAGGCTGCCCCATGTCTCCGAGAGAGGCAGCTTTCTTGCTCAAGGCGATGGGGTATCCTTCTTCAACGAAAATCTACATCGTTGCAGGAGAAATATACGGAAACAACAGCATGGACGTGCTACGCGAGGAGTATCCAAATGTGTTCTCTTATTCAACCCTGGCGACAAAGCAAGAACTTCCACCCTCCAAGcctttttaatgaaaaaaaattgtagttTAGTGTAATTTTGTAAGACAATcttatctttatatatttttgttaaacaatcttatctttttaatgttatgtaagctttgtttttattttttattatttattaatttttttaaataattaaaattgtagaatatatatattaaaaaaattccagGACAACATACTTTCCGAACACATGGATGTGCTCGCCATTATGTCGAAGCACTGCCTGTGCTCGCTACACTCAAACCTCATCCCTCAAAAATACCGAGCACCCACAGGTGCTTGCTGCATTCCTAGCGCATATATGTGCTCGCCAACCTGCTCGAAGTAGTGGGGTGATCGCTACATCCAAACCCCACCTCTCGAAATTGCCGAGCACATGGAGGTGCTCGCCCTGCCGAGCACATTGAAGTGCTCGCCACTGCCGGGTTAGTTGACCAATTCGCCGAGCACCAAGAAGCGCTCGGATAAAAATGCCGACGAAGGGAAAGCCGAGCACCTAAAGTACTCGTGAAGTGCTCGGTAACGTGGGATATGCCGAgcaaatttccctttttgcCGAGCACTTTGGTGCTCGGGAAACAGctctttttttgtagtgtcaaagcaaaaataatactccctccatcccacagtTGTTGAATCATATTctaatattcttttttgggtCGTCGCAAAGTAGTTGAGTCCTTTTTTGGGACACAGTTGTTGAATCATATTctaatattcttttttgggtCGTCGCAAAGTAGTTGAGTCCTTTTTTGGGACAAAATATCTactgtatattttttctcatactttactctttcttttctctcttacttttccttttctctccgtcccaagataaacTAAGCAATTCTTTTGGACATGGAATTTAATAAATCggtatttaaatagttaaagtggagagcaAAAAGTAGATGAGtgaagatagaataaagtaagtggaGGATCAAGTAAGAGGGATgattttttgccaaaaaatgaaatgactcacttatagtgagacatcccaaaaaggaatatgactcgcttatcttgggacggatggagtactttaTTCTATATCCATTTAACTTCTAaacactcatttttatatattcatgcCGAAAAAAAATGCCCCAACTAAAATGAGATGAAATAAGTATTGTTTTTCAgcgataataatattatatatatatatattttttaaatctgaaCATGTACAAATATGATATGGTTAGAATTctcataaaattagtattgcgaaaaataattaaaattgagagaCACACgtaaaattttactactataattttgaGAGACCATGTTAAGGAGAAAGAAgttattagatttaattagttaacatAATCAACTGCGTAATGTTTTTCCCACCtggataaaattaaatgccTCGAAACGATACAGGCTATTAACGAAAACGTTTTGAACCATTAATTCTggatcatttattttttaatataatgacCTAGATTAGTAATAGTTGTTTTCTAGAGTAATAGTATCATCCAAGCATTGTGTTTTTAGGTTAGTGAAACTGTGTGAACCAATATTATACATCATTGACCAATGATtataatgattatatatatgcaaGTTTGCAGATGatcaattcaaattatctTTAAGATCACTACTCAGCATGTTAGTAATTAAGATTAGACTTTGAAacccaaaattaaatgtaagcTTAGCCGCCCAATCATtcaacaatttaataatatggCACGATTATTCacaacatatatttattaccCTGTTTATACGTGATCATgtgtaaaaaattatacatacacacatatatagcTGAATCTAGAGAAGTCGTCTTCAAATTAtatcaagaaaaatgaagattgGTTCTTGAGTAAcaggaaaaatagaataaattggAATCTTGAAGTacggagtaatttttatagaCCGGACTTATAGCCTAGAATTTAGCAGTCacgattttaaaattaaaagtctTACAAGTCCATTCTACCTTAATTGAATTCCTTAATGAAGATACCTGGCTAGCTTAGGTTAGACCATTGAGGTGATTAAGATTGACTTTTTTTCCCATTAATTTGTCCCATGCGAATTATATGTGTATAAATAGATCTCTAGCAAGAGCATTAGCATCACTCACAACATAACATACACAATCTCCCATACTCACTAATTACATGGCTCTTAAGCTTTTTCAGTTGCTTTCCCTTGCCTTTCTTGCTTTTCTATTCATTCCCACTATTAGCCATGCCATGAGAAATAGCCCCCGTGACAAAAAACCATCACCTTTTGATTTcatcaaacaattaaaaggTAGTCACAAGGGTGTTAACACAAAAGGCATCCATCAACTCAAAGTCTATCTCAAGGAATTCGGCTATCTCGAATATCTCAATCAAACTCATGCCAATGACGATGATTTTGATGATATCCTAGAGTCAGCCATCAAAACCTATCAAGAAAATTATGGTATCGAACCTACGGGAAGGATTGATACTATAACTATATCAAAAATGACAACCCCGCGATGTGGGGTGCCTGATATTGTGAATGGCACTAACTACATGCATCCTCGCGACAAGAAACACAAGTCGGGCTCAAGCAAGGTCCACatggtgtcccactttagttTCTTTCCGGGAAGCCCTAAATGGCCATCTTCTAAAACTCATCTCACTTATAGATTCTTGTTCAACTTTCCTATAGAGGCTATGGCCCCTGTGGCACGTGCCTTCCAAAAATGGCAATCTTCCACACATTTCACCTTTGCACGTGTCCAAACCTATCAAATTGCTGACCTGGTTATAGGGTTCCACCGCTATGACCATGGAGACGGAGCCCCTTTTGATGGCCCCGGTGGAACCATAGCTCATGCATTTGCACCAACTAATGGAAGGTTTCATTATGACGCGGACGAGTGGTGGTCGATTGGGTCAGTTGAGGATGCATTCGACTTGGAAACCGTTGCACTTCATGAAATCGGGCACCTTCTAGGGCTCGGGCATAGCTCAATTGATGCATCAATCATGTATCCCTCGATCAGTGCAGGCGAGATCAAGAATTTGCATGAAGATGATATTCAAGGAATAAGTGCTTTATACAATCTCTGAAACCACCTCGGAGTTAAATAATTCATCTCTTAATGttcttattaataaaatatgctgGTAAATTCCCTATGTCAATGTTTCTCATTGTAGCCATATTCTCACAATTTGCAATGTAATCTAGTTTTTGTTTAAATCGAGATGACTTTTTAAGTGATGATatttggtactccctccgtccgcgaataggagtcccagttgagttgggtgcgggttttaagaaaagtttgaatgtaataatttaagtgtgtgatagtggaatgtgggacccatttatattattatttgtaatcaaagtggattaaaattaattgcagcttctaaattaagggaaaagtggggtcattttttatactcccaagataaaatgtctaaccgggactcctaatggcggacagatgaaaatggccaaccgggactcctattcgcggacggagggagtatgtaatttagtttgttgttttatgagcaagatcataaaattaattgcgtCGAACATGAATAAAGATGATTTATGATTTTCATTCTACCTgctaaaaaattgatttcacgatgataaaataagatatactatagtactactattacacAAGACTAAGGTGTACCCAATATACTTATTATGGCTTTTGTTGACAATCGTATTCAGAATTCGATATACAACACAGTTGTGAAAACGGCTAAATTTTGTAGAGAATGACTGAGAgtatagtataaataaaaaagctAACTATATGTGACGAAGCAatgaattttagaaaataagatGCAAgtaaattactccctctgttttttttaaaaataacaactcttttcattttagtacttttttaaaaatagcaactttcaaactttttattttaggaaatcttTACAcccatatacatcaatttatttactacttaTACCACTACAATTAACAACTTAAAGTGTGCCCTATAATACActaaacattaattttattattttttctctccctctctcctactttaccaatttttttctccctctctcttactctaccaatttttctttacctctctcttactttaccaaattgtgtattaaaactcgtgccgtttaaaaaataagactaaAAGTCtgatgtaaataaaatagtcgTGGGAGTAAAACTCTTGAACATATAgtgtaagaaaataaattgaaaaaatgggaTAGAAAAATATGGGATTTATAAGCTGaagtataaataaaaggaaaggaaaaaatggGAATTGTAGGTGAAGGATAAAcaaaacaaggaaaaaaatggaatacgaaaaaatgagttttgtaAGCTGaagtataattaaaagaaggaaacaaaaattaggaattgtatgaaagaaaaataaaacaagggAAAAATGAGAACTGTGGCCTCTAGGATTCGAGAGCAGTAACCAATAAGTACACAGACCTAAGCGCTAaccacaaaatttgtttattaaaagCATAGGgacgtgatcaaatgaaaattttaaatattgtacaaatttaaaattatgatttggaccattgaaaaatgtcaacagatcacaaaaaaacatcaacagcaaaatgtcaatagaatttcaacggtagtcaatgattgatgttgtgttgatactgtattggcattaaaatcttgaaattttacactgtgttgatattgtattgaaacagtgttgaagttgtgttgaggagttttgagtttgtacaatatataagtttgcattttattactacCCTAAAAGCATATGTATAAGAGTAAATGCCAAAATTGGTACTGAACATATGtctattttacgattttggtcctaaacattatcttttgaattttttggtcctatacatttcaaatcggatcacaattggtcatCCGTTAATAATTTCGTTAAATTTataacggtcaacgggtttaacccaattttgaccaactAATTAAGCttttaattgtgatttttaactcactaattatacccttaattattttaataatattttaacatataaattaaataatattaaaaaaatatgagaaattcAAAGAAACAACATCAATGATAGAACTATTTTTTCCCTATCCCAAACTAATTTCCGTATTCTCCACAAAATCAACataactataataataaaaccaaTTCATGGGGGCCCAGTAGCCCCCAGGCCCATAGTGGCTTCGTTCCTGGATACTGCTAATGTCTGTGACGTTGGTCACTAGTTTTATCTTCCATTTGCCGTAATGGATTTGGTTTATGTATCATTTTGATGTTATGTTAGTTTTGGCTTTGGTGTTGGGTCAACATTATTTTATGGCATGTTTGATAGGGgtgaaaatttatttagagatggaattttataaactaaaaattgtaGAAGCTTAAATACCGTGACTTAATCTCGATCACTATCTAGACAACTAAGCAGAAAATGATTCTATTACtactaaagaaaaataaattatatgttaaaatattaatttggaggAAAACACTATCACATGGGTGTACCTATTGATTACGTAACGATAACTCTATGTCAATTTGTGGTTAATCAATCTACGAGTTATGCCGAGTTGCCGACTAAAGTCTCAAGAtttattaagctatcactaagtTAAAAAACATGTCTTCTCTCGAAACCACGATCTGTAGGGTGCAGGCTAGGCCAAAGTGCCCTTATAGTGTAAGAGTGTAAGCACATAGCTCCTAATAGCACATTCGATTTACCCTCGTACCATATTGATTAAGGCGTTGTCTACCTCCATTTCACTCAATTTTATTCAACTCTAGTCTactataactatttttttgggtGGGCCTCTAAAGTTATTAAAATAACCGGTCCAACAATTAGATAAGTGTGATTAAGTAATTGTATTGGGCTCAATATGGGCTTTTGGTTTGCCTAACGATATTAGCACATTAATCGACCCATGTCTGCATTTATCcgataattaaattaatttaataagcACGCTGTGAcagttataaaaataattcggTCAGATAAGCAACTTTGAGAACATCGAGTACTTCATAAATGCACAACTCATGCAATGCATTAAGtctaatttgaaataaaatattcccTCTTGACAAACTCATAGTTTAGTATGGTTTTAGAGGTGTTTAACCCatgtttttgttgaattaagGTGTTTATAATAGGTTTTCACCCATGTAGACATTAATTAGATGAAATAATGAGTTTGTTGGAGTTTTGAAGTTCAAACAGGTTAAAACGGAGCAAAACGGAGCAAATGGATGATTCCAGGGACTTCGCCCGATCGGGCGTATTTCATCCGACGAAACGCCCGATCGGGCATTTTGAAGCATAGTGAAGTCCAGAGAGAAAACCCGTTCGGGCTTTCCGCATCCGACAAAAAGCCCGATCGGGCATTTTGGATGGCATCGCGATATTTTCGGATTGCCCGATCGGGCGTCCTGCATATTGGAAATCGCCTGATCGGGCGTTTTTACGCAGTATCCATTTTTGcccttttttctctccaagtATAAAAGGGTTCTCACtcattttcgaaccctaactTCCCCCACtgcaaattgagagaaaaatcgAGAGATCCAAGAGGATTGAAGGCAATGAGGCTTCCATCttcaagagattgaagaagaaagattctCCCCAACATCAAGTCTACCTTAGGGAGTTCTATTATCTTTTCCTACTATGTTTTCCTTTgatgtttttgtattttccttTGTCTTAGCTTCCATTATGAGTAGCTAAGTCTTTATTAGGGATATTGGTGAAGTTTGTATGGAATCAATGGGTTAAACCTTGATTTATGCTTATCTATTTCTTTTGTGGTggttttgttggttattgtGCTTTTTCATTGTCTAATTGATTAGCTACCAATTGGATATGTCTTGTTCTAATTTTTGTCATTGAGAGATGCTTGATTAGATTGTTAAATAACCAACAACTCCGTGCGTTGTATGTGCTCGAGAGAGGCATAGCTAGAGAGAGGGCTTGGGTCCGTAGGTTTTAGGAGTCGGTTTCGAAGTGTAGGGAGGAGACTCCGACATTAGAGGCCGATCAACGCGTTAGGTGCACCCGAGAGGGGGTCTAACCAATTTACCCGATCTTCCTAGCCACACATAAGACCATTTATATGAGCATGATCCCTAGGTGAACACCCGTGATCCATACCAACGGATCCATATCCCTACCTTTCCAATTTGAGTGAAAACTACcctttatttgctttagtttccTAATTTGCTCTTAATTGCTTACTTGTTCTTTGATCTTAGttaagaaaaaccaaaaaccccTTCTATTAGTCTAGATAGTGTTCAAAGTTGCATCGTAGTACTCAAGTCGGAATTTAGTCTTCGAGGATCGATAATTTCAACTTGCCACGTGCTACATACCCCATACACTTGTGGGTGACATATTTATTGCAAATTTAGCATGAGTCACCTCTGCCCcataaaaagtatgaacaatggatatgacataagaattaagaaaaaattggtaaaataagagagaagaaaagaatgatatggtaaagtaagagagagtaagagaatatagttaaagtagtgttagtacATAGTGATACttaaatcattaaattgaTGAGTaaaactttctaaaaatggaatgcacatattttttgggacggaCGAAATGGAAAacgcacatatttttatgggacgaagggaatatTAGAAGTCTAATTTATAACGAGCTTTgatataaaaactaaaaagcttataggaatattttatttacaatttcttGTGGACTCTTAATCAtagaaaagagaaattatGCAATCTTATATACCTAGACCTAGAAGTACATTAATTAAGTTGTTGGAAAATAAGCAGTAGAATTTCAACGTCGTCGAGGGAGTCaaatcttttaaatttcaacGTCGTCGAGGGAGTCAATCTTCTTTAAATTAATGCGGCTAAATGGAAAAAGACAATCATAAATCTGTCTAATTTCCACCCCTCaataaagttaattaatatagtaaCTGGGAACACTGTTTTAAAATTGGTAGTTGAATTAAGCAAAGTTAAATATTTGACATAACTTTTCATCTCGAAGCAAAtgttaataattttcaaaataaagaCTTCATCAACAGGTTGATTATACTATTGCTTATTAATCTCAATGAGAAACCTAAAAGGCTGCTTTGTTTCTCACTATCAATAATGTTGCCTTgaaattactaataaatagaTCGAATTTACAATTACTCCTACATTTTAATTAACATGTTCGATTCTGTTAATACTCTCTAAAcataagatttttaaaaaaattgtgttgtttGTAAACCCAACAGGAAGCCATCATATTGAAACCATCGaacctttaatttgattacGTATGTTCAATCCATATATAACTATTTGAAgctgtaatttaattataccaAGTCTTGTTTAGAAGACTATACAAAACTTGTTTATTAGAACGAATAATTTGTTGTAGATGACCTagtctttatttattatctaATTGTAATTAACGTATTCTACACCCAATTATTCCAAGTCATAGTAATtgaatgaaaaacaaaagaagGCAACCGCAATTGTCCCCATTACCTCGTCAAAGTCATTACAAAAAGGAATAATATACCCCACAAGAGTCATTATAAATACGTAGAATGTAGAGCATAATTAACATGTATCGCAAAACAAATCCATTACATTTACAATTCTTCAAATACCTATTCATGGCTTTTAAGATTTTTGAGTTCACCTCCTTCATCTTTCTCATTTTCATACTACTTGCTCCAATTGGCCATGCCAAAAGGAGCAACCCAAGTGACAAAACCTCCTCCCCTTTTGAtttcatcaataaattaaaaggttgTCACAAGGGAAACAACACAAAAGAGATCCACAAGCTGAAAGCCTATCTCGAGAAATTCGGTTATCTCAAATATGAAAGCAAAACTCATGCCACTGATGATGATTTCGATGATATCCTAGAATCAGCCATCAAAACCTACCAGAAAAATCACCACATCAAACCCTCGGGAATCGTAGATGATGAAACGATTTCAAAAATGCAAGCCCCACGATGTGGGGTACCTGATATAGTTAATGGCACTAACTACATGCATCCGCGCAACATGAACCACGAGCCGGGATCAAGCAACATCCACACAATATCTCACTTCAGTTTCATTGAAGGAAACCCTAGATGGCCATCTTCCAAAACACATCTCACTTATAGATTCTTGCCCAACTTCCCTCCAAATGCCATGGAGCCCGTGGCACGTGCCTTCCAAAAATGGGATTCTTCCACACATTTCACCTTCGCACGTGCCCAAACCAATCAAAATGCAGATCTGGTCATAGGGTTCCACAACGGTGATCATGGAGACGGGTCCCCTTTTGATGGCCGCGGTGGAACCCTAGCTCATGCATTTCCACCAACTAATGGAAGGTTTCATTATGATGCTGACGAGAGGTGGTCCATTGGAGCAGTTGAAGGTGCATTCGACTTGGAAAGCGTTGCGCTTCATGAGATCGGTCACCTTCTAGGGCTCGGACATAGCTCAGTTAATGCAGCAATCATGTATTCAGGGATCGGAGCTGGACTAACGAAGGGTTTACATGCAGATGATATTGCAGGAATAAGAGCTTTGTACAATCgttgaaatattatattaaaaatatcatattaatttctatatttttatttgaaaataatatccCGATGTTGAGATGTTATTAATATAATCTATGCTAGGTTCTCGTTGGCTTCTATGCCTCTTCTCATTCAACcatcaattaaattgaataattttatcGTTGGAATTTTTAATAGGAAATTAAAGTTTCACTATGATCAGTCATTAAATTGTTGTTCT is drawn from Salvia hispanica cultivar TCC Black 2014 chromosome 6, UniMelb_Shisp_WGS_1.0, whole genome shotgun sequence and contains these coding sequences:
- the LOC125197431 gene encoding metalloendoproteinase 3-MMP-like, whose translation is MALKLFQLLSLAFLAFLFIPTISHAMRNSPRDKKPSPFDFIKQLKGSHKGVNTKGIHQLKVYLKEFGYLEYLNQTHANDDDFDDILESAIKTYQENYGIEPTGRIDTITISKMTTPRCGVPDIVNGTNYMHPRDKKHKSGSSKVHMVSHFSFFPGSPKWPSSKTHLTYRFLFNFPIEAMAPVARAFQKWQSSTHFTFARVQTYQIADLVIGFHRYDHGDGAPFDGPGGTIAHAFAPTNGRFHYDADEWWSIGSVEDAFDLETVALHEIGHLLGLGHSSIDASIMYPSISAGEIKNLHEDDIQGISALYNL
- the LOC125195148 gene encoding metalloendoproteinase 3-MMP-like gives rise to the protein MAFKIFEFTSFIFLIFILLAPIGHAKRSNPSDKTSSPFDFINKLKGCHKGNNTKEIHKLKAYLEKFGYLKYESKTHATDDDFDDILESAIKTYQKNHHIKPSGIVDDETISKMQAPRCGVPDIVNGTNYMHPRNMNHEPGSSNIHTISHFSFIEGNPRWPSSKTHLTYRFLPNFPPNAMEPVARAFQKWDSSTHFTFARAQTNQNADLVIGFHNGDHGDGSPFDGRGGTLAHAFPPTNGRFHYDADERWSIGAVEGAFDLESVALHEIGHLLGLGHSSVNAAIMYSGIGAGLTKGLHADDIAGIRALYNR